A section of the Dermacoccus nishinomiyaensis genome encodes:
- the pelF gene encoding GT4 family glycosyltransferase PelF: protein MALLNEGTYPVVHGGVSTWCDQLVKNLPEHEFSIVTLTGTQHESVWSLPSNVRSFQAKPMWGEVRRRWSFEALRAWGESSEIDSAYRQLWSAVLPPAGRSVDLQAATAGLRVLAAEYAQPLMAHFTGGLGTKALMGAWASHVKGTGLPPLSGSQAADVSRHVDRFLAVLNVSWPSVDLIHATTNGPAGLMALGRHWRDGTPIVLTEHGVHLRERYLALRAANFPWTVRYALMAMTRAVCQTVYNHCELMTPVSEFNAGWERELGAKAQRVITVPNAVDATAFPPVEGEPDVPTVSFVGRIDPLKDLATLIEAFAIVRDSVPDARLRLFGPTPAGNEAYRAELDALVVACGLEASVTFEGAVPSARPAIEAGHVVALSSISEGLPYTVIESMMCGRATVNTDVGGVNECVGRDETCGLLVPPRDAQALGEALVRLLVDDAERQAMGRRARERALSTFDLAKFTARYRCIYQRSAATVPEADLDDVRRALEAADSSATREDAAATHAAPTTTEAESCR from the coding sequence CTCCATCGTGACGCTCACCGGCACGCAGCACGAGAGCGTGTGGTCGCTGCCCTCCAACGTCCGCTCGTTCCAGGCCAAACCCATGTGGGGTGAGGTGAGGCGTCGGTGGTCGTTCGAGGCGCTGCGAGCCTGGGGTGAGTCGTCGGAGATCGACTCCGCCTACCGCCAGTTGTGGTCGGCCGTGTTGCCACCTGCAGGTCGCTCGGTCGACCTGCAGGCGGCGACGGCAGGGCTGCGCGTCCTCGCTGCCGAGTACGCCCAACCCCTCATGGCGCACTTCACGGGCGGCCTGGGGACGAAGGCGCTCATGGGCGCCTGGGCGTCGCACGTGAAGGGCACGGGCCTACCACCGCTGTCGGGGTCGCAGGCGGCGGACGTCTCGCGGCACGTCGACCGTTTTCTCGCGGTGCTCAACGTGTCATGGCCGAGCGTCGACCTCATCCACGCCACGACGAACGGTCCGGCAGGGCTCATGGCACTCGGCCGGCACTGGCGGGACGGCACACCCATCGTCCTGACCGAGCACGGCGTGCACCTGCGCGAGCGCTACCTCGCGCTGCGCGCCGCGAACTTCCCCTGGACCGTGCGCTACGCCCTTATGGCGATGACGCGCGCCGTCTGCCAGACCGTCTACAACCACTGCGAACTCATGACGCCCGTGAGCGAGTTCAACGCAGGATGGGAGCGCGAGCTCGGAGCGAAGGCGCAGCGCGTCATCACCGTGCCCAACGCCGTCGACGCCACGGCCTTCCCACCCGTCGAGGGCGAGCCGGACGTGCCGACCGTCAGCTTCGTGGGTCGCATCGACCCGCTGAAGGACCTGGCAACCCTCATCGAGGCGTTCGCGATCGTGCGCGACTCGGTGCCGGATGCCCGCCTGCGGCTCTTCGGCCCGACGCCAGCCGGCAACGAGGCCTACCGGGCGGAACTCGACGCGCTCGTCGTCGCATGCGGCCTCGAGGCGAGCGTGACGTTCGAGGGCGCGGTGCCCTCGGCCCGACCCGCGATCGAAGCGGGCCACGTGGTCGCCCTGTCCAGCATCTCCGAGGGGCTGCCCTACACCGTCATCGAGTCGATGATGTGCGGCCGCGCGACCGTGAACACCGACGTCGGAGGAGTCAACGAGTGCGTCGGGCGCGACGAGACGTGCGGGCTGCTCGTACCGCCACGCGACGCCCAGGCCCTGGGTGAGGCGCTCGTGCGCCTGCTCGTCGACGATGCGGAACGGCAAGCCATGGGACGCCGTGCGCGCGAGCGCGCCCTGTCGACGTTCGACCTCGCGAAGTTCACCGCACGCTACCGGTGCATCTACCAGCGCAGCGCCGCCACGGTGCCCGAGGCAGACCTCGACGACGTCCGCCGCGCCCTCGAGGCAGCCGACTCGAGCGCCACACGTGAGGACGCCGCCGCGACCCACGCCGCACCCACCACCACGGAGGCCGAGTCGTGTCGATGA